The Citrifermentans bemidjiense Bem genome window below encodes:
- a CDS encoding c-type cytochrome: protein MKQLIRTKLAVLYLFLMAVIAGCGGGGGSSSANVVNGVAAVGAPLAGQVTLKDSSAQPREKSTAIDQNGNFAFDVTGMTAPFIMQAKGSAGGTNHTLHSLAKGSGRANINPLSDLIVASAAGVSDPATAYADPDPAHTRLIGDNLAAASTTVLAKLQPLLAQFGVAGTDPITAPFVANHQSMDLMFDQVTVTLSAGAVSIVNKQSGSVICNGSVMNLAAATFNAAAIPVPATGALDGMALYNQYCDGCHGTAKLGRSALAIHSAIITNTGGMGSLSTLTDAQITAIAAAAAPVVTPPPASTPLDGQALYTQYCNGCHGSAKLGKTAVAIQGAINANTGGMGSLSTLTAAQVAAIATTTAPVVTPPPATTPLDGQALYTQYCNGCHGSAKQGKTALAIQGAINANTGGMGSLSTLTAAQVAAIATTTAPVVTAPTPPACGSCHAIPPATGKHAYHSTRATCANCHGTGYSTTTVNAATHANGVKNLTTSIGWNSTNRTCSNSCHGTKAWGI from the coding sequence ATGAAGCAACTGATAAGGACCAAACTTGCAGTCTTGTACCTGTTCCTCATGGCAGTCATCGCAGGCTGCGGCGGCGGGGGGGGCTCCTCCTCCGCCAACGTAGTCAACGGCGTCGCCGCCGTCGGAGCACCCCTCGCAGGCCAGGTAACCCTGAAGGACTCCTCGGCGCAGCCGCGCGAGAAGAGCACCGCCATCGACCAGAACGGCAACTTCGCCTTCGACGTCACCGGCATGACCGCACCCTTCATCATGCAGGCCAAAGGAAGCGCCGGCGGGACCAACCACACGCTGCACTCCCTGGCCAAAGGAAGCGGAAGGGCCAACATCAACCCCCTTAGCGACCTGATCGTGGCAAGCGCCGCGGGCGTCTCCGATCCGGCGACGGCCTACGCCGACCCCGATCCCGCCCACACGAGGCTTATCGGGGACAACCTGGCCGCTGCCAGCACGACGGTACTGGCCAAGCTGCAGCCGCTATTGGCGCAGTTCGGTGTCGCGGGGACCGACCCGATCACCGCCCCCTTCGTCGCGAACCATCAGAGCATGGACCTGATGTTCGACCAGGTGACGGTGACCTTGTCGGCGGGCGCGGTCAGCATCGTCAACAAACAGAGCGGGAGCGTCATCTGTAACGGGAGCGTGATGAATCTTGCCGCAGCCACCTTCAATGCGGCAGCTATCCCGGTACCCGCAACCGGCGCTCTCGACGGGATGGCACTTTACAACCAGTACTGCGATGGCTGCCACGGCACGGCAAAGCTGGGGAGATCGGCGCTGGCGATACATAGCGCTATCATCACCAACACCGGCGGCATGGGAAGCCTGAGCACCCTCACCGACGCGCAGATCACCGCGATAGCGGCCGCGGCAGCGCCCGTGGTGACGCCTCCGCCGGCGTCGACGCCGCTGGACGGGCAGGCGCTCTACACCCAGTACTGCAACGGCTGCCACGGCAGCGCCAAACTTGGTAAAACCGCGGTGGCGATCCAGGGGGCCATCAATGCCAACACCGGGGGGATGGGAAGCCTGAGCACCCTTACCGCGGCCCAGGTCGCGGCGATAGCGACTACCACAGCACCCGTGGTGACGCCACCGCCGGCGACCACGCCGCTGGACGGGCAGGCGCTTTATACCCAGTACTGCAACGGCTGCCACGGCAGCGCCAAACAGGGTAAAACCGCGCTGGCAATCCAGGGGGCCATCAATGCCAACACCGGGGGGATGGGAAGCCTGAGCACCCTTACCGCGGCCCAGGTCGCGGCGATAGCGACCACCACAGCACCCGTGGTAACGGCTCCGACTCCCCCTGCCTGCGGCAGCTGCCATGCCATACCTCCGGCTACCGGCAAGCACGCCTACCATAGCACCCGCGCCACGTGCGCCAACTGCCACGGCACCGGCTACAGCACGACCACCGTCAATGCCGCCACCCATGCCAACGGCGTGAAGAACCTGACAACTAGCATCGGCTGGAATTCGACCAACCGGACCTGCTCCAACTCCTGCCACGGCACCAAGGCTTGGGGGATTTAG
- the xerD gene encoding site-specific tyrosine recombinase XerD codes for MDRYLDLFLNYLLVEKGAAANTVSAYSRDLNRYLLFLGEREPDGIRPSDVTGFLAKLKGEGIAPRSRARALSALRMLHRFLLREGYSELNPTAIIEAPKGVRKLPAVLSGREVEALLSSPLDTGAQELRDKAMLELLYATGLRVSELVGLKLSEVNLSAGYLMTIGKGDKERLVPMGESACHATGVYLQQARGELLKEKASTLLFLSRLGGGMSRQAFWNIIKKRALQAGVRTSISPHTLRHSFATHLLENGADLRSVQIMLGHADLSSTQIYTHVTRERMKKLHADFHPRG; via the coding sequence GTGGACCGCTACCTCGATCTTTTTCTGAACTACCTCCTGGTGGAGAAGGGGGCGGCGGCGAACACGGTCTCCGCGTACAGCCGCGACCTGAACCGTTATCTCCTCTTTCTGGGCGAGCGGGAGCCGGACGGCATCCGCCCGAGCGACGTCACCGGATTCCTGGCCAAGCTGAAGGGGGAGGGGATAGCCCCCAGGAGCCGTGCCCGGGCTCTTTCCGCCCTGAGGATGCTGCATCGTTTCCTGCTGCGGGAGGGGTATAGCGAGCTGAACCCGACCGCCATCATAGAGGCCCCCAAAGGGGTGCGGAAGCTGCCGGCGGTCCTTTCCGGACGCGAGGTCGAGGCGCTTTTGAGCTCACCGCTCGACACCGGCGCCCAGGAGCTGCGGGACAAGGCGATGCTGGAGCTTTTATACGCCACCGGGCTGCGCGTCTCCGAACTGGTGGGGTTGAAGCTTAGCGAGGTGAACCTTTCCGCCGGCTATCTGATGACCATCGGCAAGGGGGACAAAGAGAGGCTGGTGCCGATGGGCGAGAGCGCCTGCCACGCCACCGGGGTCTATCTGCAGCAGGCGCGCGGCGAGCTGTTGAAGGAGAAGGCGAGTACGCTTCTTTTTCTGAGCCGGCTGGGCGGGGGGATGAGTCGCCAGGCCTTTTGGAACATCATCAAGAAAAGGGCGTTGCAGGCCGGGGTGAGGACGAGCATATCGCCGCACACCCTGCGTCACTCCTTTGCCACGCATCTTTTGGAGAACGGCGCCGATTTAAGGAGCGTGCAGATCATGTTGGGTCACGCCGACCTTTCCTCCACCCAGATCTACACCCACGTGACGCGAGAGAGGATGAAAAAGCTGCACGCCGATTTTCACCCCAGGGGATAG
- the nadB gene encoding L-aspartate oxidase: MKVQSDFLVIGSGIAGLSFALQAAAHGTVALLAKRDIAETATNYAQGGIASVSSNEDSFDAHVQDTLVAGAGICHEDVVRLVVEEGPQVIANLIEWGVKFTRNTSGEAYDLTREGGHSQRRILHAADITGREIQRALVEAAHAHDNITIYENHAAIDLITESKVLKKKTDQNRCLGAHVLDVKAGVVKTFSSRITLLASGGAGKVYLYTCNPDIASGDGVAMAYRAGATIANMEFMQFHPTTLFHPNARSFLISEAVRGEGAILKRRDGTAFMERYHHLKDLAPRDIVARAIDNEMKTHGDDCVYLDIRHRGAEYITSRFPNIYQTCLDYGIDMTKEMIPVVPAAHYLCGGVAVDKNAETDVKHLYAIGEVAFTGLHGANRLASNSLLEAAVYAGRAFHHAVEILKGGGFPSYAIPEWDSGTATNSDEMVVVSQNWDEIRRFMSNYVGIVRSDKRLARAMHRIELIQDEIEEYYWNFIVTSDLIELRNIATVAQLIVTCAQMRKESRGLNYNIDYPNVDDANWKRDTFVKKQF; the protein is encoded by the coding sequence ATGAAGGTGCAGAGTGATTTTCTTGTCATTGGCAGCGGCATCGCGGGGCTTTCCTTCGCGCTGCAAGCGGCGGCTCACGGTACTGTCGCCCTGCTTGCCAAACGTGATATAGCGGAGACCGCTACTAACTACGCCCAAGGGGGGATCGCGTCGGTTTCCTCCAACGAGGACTCCTTCGACGCCCACGTGCAGGACACCCTGGTTGCGGGCGCCGGCATCTGCCACGAAGACGTGGTGCGCCTGGTGGTCGAGGAAGGACCGCAGGTGATCGCCAACCTCATCGAGTGGGGGGTGAAATTCACCAGGAACACCAGCGGCGAGGCCTACGACCTCACCCGGGAAGGGGGGCACAGCCAGCGGCGCATCCTGCACGCAGCCGACATCACCGGCCGGGAGATCCAGCGCGCGCTGGTCGAGGCGGCCCACGCCCACGACAACATCACCATCTACGAAAACCATGCGGCCATCGACCTGATCACCGAGTCCAAGGTGCTCAAGAAGAAAACGGACCAAAACCGATGCCTGGGCGCCCACGTCCTCGACGTGAAGGCGGGCGTGGTGAAGACCTTCAGCTCCCGCATCACGCTTTTAGCCTCGGGAGGGGCCGGGAAGGTCTATCTATATACCTGCAACCCGGACATAGCCTCCGGCGACGGGGTCGCCATGGCCTACCGCGCCGGCGCCACCATTGCCAACATGGAGTTCATGCAGTTCCACCCGACCACGCTCTTCCACCCCAACGCGCGCTCTTTCCTGATCTCGGAGGCGGTACGCGGCGAGGGGGCGATCCTCAAGCGGCGCGACGGCACCGCCTTCATGGAGCGCTACCATCACCTCAAAGACCTGGCCCCCCGCGACATCGTGGCCCGCGCCATCGACAACGAGATGAAGACCCACGGTGACGACTGCGTCTACCTGGACATCAGGCACCGCGGCGCCGAATATATCACTTCCCGCTTCCCCAACATCTACCAGACCTGCCTCGACTACGGCATCGACATGACCAAGGAGATGATCCCGGTCGTGCCCGCTGCGCATTATCTGTGCGGCGGGGTGGCGGTGGACAAGAACGCCGAGACCGACGTGAAGCACCTCTACGCCATCGGCGAGGTTGCCTTCACCGGCCTGCACGGCGCCAACCGGCTCGCCAGCAACTCCCTTCTGGAAGCGGCCGTCTACGCCGGGCGCGCCTTCCACCACGCCGTCGAAATCCTAAAGGGGGGGGGCTTTCCTTCCTACGCCATCCCCGAGTGGGACAGCGGCACCGCTACGAACTCCGACGAAATGGTCGTCGTCTCGCAGAACTGGGACGAGATCAGGCGCTTCATGTCCAACTACGTGGGGATCGTGAGAAGCGACAAGAGGCTCGCGCGCGCCATGCACCGCATCGAGCTGATCCAGGACGAGATCGAGGAGTACTACTGGAACTTCATCGTCACCTCGGACCTGATCGAGCTCAGAAACATCGCCACCGTCGCCCAGCTCATCGTCACCTGCGCCCAGATGAGGAAGGAGTCGCGCGGGCTCAACTACAACATCGATTACCCGAACGTGGACGACGCCAACTGGAAGCGCGACACCTTCGTCAAGAAGCAGTTCTGA
- the glnD gene encoding [protein-PII] uridylyltransferase — protein sequence MRLNINAYLSESLKGDGKSFEEKRGAYFAAAREFLEHFREESKRGHREGEDGISVVQSITAMTDALVVRLFTALSDDLQMHKTGQLALVAVGGYGRRELNPYSDLDLMFLYSGKESKVVEEAANRLLYFLWDLRLDVGYSVRTLSDCVEMAGGDLTVKTALLDARLLTGSEQLYNDLKKLMVTQVLSKRSDSFISAKLDELKKRREKYGSSVYILEPNIKEGEGCLRDLHTAMWVAKIKYKVDEPRELVIKGVLSEEELGLYYSSLNYLWRIRNELHYLAGRKNDQLTFDAQTSIARFFGYEDSGKTLAVEQFMQDFYLHANRVEHFSSLLITKCTQRDEGKRKILGYFTRRPVGDGCYVVKGELVVPDESVIAKEPVRLMRIFEHAQKQGVTLALGTKRLVRDNLDLVNDKFRRSKEAGTSFVNILQSEKGLAETLQQMHHLGFLNRFIPEFERIYCKVQHDAYHIYTVDTHTLFAVEEIVKLCRGDHADTLPLLTQLAREVDKRWLLILAVMLHDIGKGGGGGHAEIGAELSKTIARRLGLTREDTERLQFLVRHHLLLAHIAQRRDLHDERMIIQFARQMEKSENLKMLYLLTYADIKAVGPEVWTEWKALLLQELYDKAFRVLERGDFKLEASGDRVRRVKKTVFELLADDYPGQLVKDELQALSTRHLLSYSPEIIAAHVRTLLRLPKEQMVVQLAHEVDKGYTNCTVCTYDIPGLFSMITGVVAANGMNILGAQIHTNTNEKVLDILQVGSPQGFVITEESRWTRFQNDLRQVLEGKVKVSALVAKRHRPSILSEKAKPTVPARVEIDNEVSSDYTVIDIYAHDKIGLLYGITSTLTRLGLYIGVSKISTKVDQVADVFYVKDIFGQKIMNPGKLEEIRKELLDAVDG from the coding sequence ATGCGCCTGAACATCAACGCATACCTCTCCGAGTCGCTCAAAGGCGACGGCAAGAGCTTCGAGGAGAAGCGCGGCGCCTACTTCGCGGCTGCGCGCGAGTTCCTGGAACACTTCAGGGAGGAGTCCAAGCGCGGGCATCGCGAGGGGGAGGACGGCATCTCAGTGGTGCAGTCGATCACGGCGATGACCGACGCCCTGGTGGTCCGGCTTTTCACGGCGCTCTCCGACGACCTGCAGATGCATAAGACCGGGCAGCTTGCGCTGGTGGCGGTCGGGGGGTACGGCCGGCGCGAGCTGAACCCTTACTCAGACCTCGACCTGATGTTTCTCTACAGCGGCAAGGAGTCCAAGGTGGTGGAGGAGGCGGCCAACCGTCTGCTCTATTTCCTGTGGGACCTGCGCCTGGACGTCGGCTACTCGGTGCGCACCCTTTCTGACTGCGTCGAGATGGCGGGGGGGGACCTGACCGTCAAGACGGCGCTTCTGGACGCGCGCCTTCTGACCGGGAGCGAGCAGCTCTACAACGACCTGAAGAAGCTGATGGTGACCCAGGTGCTCTCCAAGAGAAGCGACTCCTTCATCTCGGCGAAGCTCGACGAGCTCAAGAAGCGGCGCGAGAAGTACGGCTCCAGCGTCTATATCCTGGAACCCAACATCAAGGAAGGGGAGGGGTGCCTGCGCGACCTGCATACTGCGATGTGGGTGGCGAAGATCAAATACAAGGTGGACGAGCCGCGCGAGCTGGTGATCAAGGGGGTGCTTTCCGAGGAGGAGCTGGGGCTTTACTACAGCTCGCTCAACTACCTCTGGCGCATCAGAAACGAGCTCCACTACTTGGCCGGCAGGAAGAACGACCAGCTTACCTTCGATGCGCAGACCTCCATCGCCCGTTTCTTCGGCTATGAAGACAGCGGCAAGACCCTGGCGGTCGAGCAGTTCATGCAGGACTTCTACCTGCACGCCAACCGCGTCGAGCATTTCTCGTCTTTATTGATTACCAAGTGCACCCAGCGCGACGAAGGCAAGCGCAAGATCCTGGGATACTTCACCCGCAGGCCGGTAGGCGACGGCTGCTACGTGGTGAAGGGCGAGCTGGTGGTCCCCGACGAGTCGGTGATCGCCAAGGAGCCGGTCCGCCTGATGCGGATCTTCGAGCATGCCCAGAAGCAGGGGGTTACGCTGGCCCTTGGGACCAAGCGGCTGGTGCGGGACAATCTGGACCTGGTGAACGACAAGTTCCGCCGTTCCAAGGAGGCCGGCACCTCCTTCGTCAATATCCTGCAGTCCGAGAAGGGGCTTGCCGAGACCCTGCAGCAGATGCACCACCTGGGATTTTTGAACCGTTTCATCCCGGAGTTCGAGCGGATCTACTGCAAGGTGCAGCACGACGCCTACCACATCTATACGGTCGATACCCACACGCTCTTCGCCGTCGAGGAGATCGTCAAGCTGTGTCGCGGCGACCACGCGGATACCCTGCCGCTTTTGACCCAGCTCGCCCGGGAAGTGGACAAGCGCTGGCTGCTGATACTGGCGGTGATGCTCCACGACATCGGGAAAGGTGGCGGGGGCGGCCACGCCGAGATCGGGGCCGAGCTCTCCAAGACCATCGCCAGGCGGCTGGGGCTTACCCGCGAGGACACCGAGAGGCTGCAGTTCCTGGTACGGCACCATCTGCTATTGGCCCACATAGCCCAGCGGCGCGACCTGCACGACGAGAGGATGATCATCCAGTTTGCCCGCCAGATGGAGAAGAGCGAGAACCTGAAGATGCTTTATCTCCTCACCTACGCGGACATCAAGGCGGTGGGGCCCGAGGTTTGGACCGAGTGGAAGGCGCTTCTCTTGCAGGAGCTCTACGATAAGGCGTTCCGGGTGCTGGAGCGCGGCGACTTCAAGCTGGAGGCCTCCGGAGACCGGGTGCGCCGGGTGAAAAAGACCGTCTTCGAACTTCTGGCCGACGACTACCCGGGCCAATTGGTCAAGGACGAGCTGCAGGCGCTCTCCACCAGACATCTCCTTTCCTATTCCCCCGAGATCATCGCGGCGCACGTCCGGACGCTTTTGAGGCTCCCGAAGGAACAGATGGTGGTCCAGCTCGCTCACGAGGTGGACAAGGGGTACACCAACTGCACCGTCTGCACCTACGACATTCCCGGTCTTTTCTCCATGATCACCGGTGTCGTTGCCGCCAACGGCATGAACATCCTCGGCGCCCAGATCCACACCAACACCAACGAGAAGGTGCTGGACATCCTCCAGGTCGGCTCCCCCCAGGGGTTCGTCATCACCGAGGAGAGCCGCTGGACCCGTTTCCAGAACGATCTCAGGCAGGTGCTGGAAGGGAAGGTGAAGGTGAGCGCCCTGGTGGCGAAGAGGCACCGCCCGAGCATCCTGTCCGAGAAGGCCAAGCCGACCGTGCCGGCGCGGGTGGAGATCGACAACGAGGTTTCCTCCGACTACACGGTCATCGACATCTACGCCCACGACAAGATCGGGCTTTTGTACGGCATCACCAGCACCCTGACCCGGCTCGGGCTCTACATCGGCGTCTCCAAGATCTCCACCAAGGTGGATCAGGTCGCCGACGTCTTCTACGTGAAGGACATCTTCGGGCAGAAGATCATGAACCCCGGCAAGCTTGAGGAGATCCGCAAGGAGCTCCTCGACGCAGTCGACGGCTAG
- a CDS encoding aminotransferase class I/II-fold pyridoxal phosphate-dependent enzyme produces MNPLAAELNESLAQHSPYVLEMLSDLGKNLFFPKGILTQSAEAKEKANKFNATIGIATENGGPMFLSCIQDKLTAFDPKDIYPYAPPAGKPELRSLWREKMLRENPSQVGKHFSNPIVTNALTHGLSIVADMFVDKGDHLILPDMLWGNYNLTFGTCSGAIVKKHPTFTASGGYDIDAFKAVLQNSAEEKGKVVVLLNFPNNPSGYTPTQAEGDALVAAIKEVADGGCNVVAITDDAYFGLFYEDSMKESLFGKLANLHPRILAVKLDGATKEEFVWGFRTGFITFADGNDYENAPVMNALEKKAMGIIRARISNCPHPSQTFVVEALRSPDFLKQKEEKFQIMKGRALKTKEVLNSGKYEKAWDYYPFNSGYFMCLKLKHVDAEKLRVHLLEKYGVGAISTTKTDLRIAFSCIAEKDIPELFDIIYKAALDLA; encoded by the coding sequence ATGAATCCATTGGCCGCGGAACTTAACGAGTCTCTAGCCCAGCACAGCCCCTATGTCCTGGAGATGCTGTCGGATCTCGGCAAGAATCTCTTCTTCCCCAAAGGTATCCTTACCCAGTCGGCTGAAGCCAAAGAGAAAGCCAACAAATTCAACGCCACCATCGGCATCGCCACCGAGAACGGCGGCCCGATGTTCCTCTCCTGCATCCAGGACAAGCTCACCGCTTTCGATCCCAAGGACATCTACCCGTACGCCCCGCCGGCAGGCAAGCCTGAGCTCCGCTCCCTGTGGCGTGAGAAGATGCTGCGCGAGAACCCGAGCCAGGTAGGCAAGCATTTCAGCAACCCCATCGTCACCAACGCGCTCACCCACGGCCTCTCCATCGTCGCCGACATGTTCGTGGACAAAGGCGACCACCTGATCCTCCCCGACATGCTCTGGGGCAACTACAACCTGACCTTCGGCACCTGCTCCGGCGCCATCGTCAAGAAGCATCCGACCTTCACCGCTAGCGGCGGCTACGACATCGACGCCTTCAAGGCCGTGCTGCAGAACTCCGCCGAGGAGAAAGGGAAGGTCGTCGTGCTCCTCAACTTCCCGAACAACCCGAGCGGTTATACCCCGACCCAGGCCGAGGGTGATGCCCTCGTGGCCGCCATCAAGGAAGTCGCCGACGGGGGCTGCAACGTGGTCGCCATCACCGACGACGCCTACTTCGGCCTCTTCTACGAAGACAGCATGAAGGAGTCCTTGTTCGGCAAGCTCGCCAACCTCCATCCGCGCATCCTCGCCGTCAAGCTCGACGGCGCCACAAAGGAGGAGTTCGTCTGGGGCTTCCGCACCGGATTCATCACCTTCGCCGACGGCAACGACTACGAGAACGCACCGGTCATGAACGCCCTGGAGAAGAAGGCGATGGGCATCATCCGCGCCCGCATCTCCAACTGCCCGCACCCCTCCCAGACCTTCGTCGTCGAGGCGCTGCGCTCCCCGGACTTCCTCAAGCAGAAGGAGGAGAAGTTCCAGATCATGAAGGGTCGCGCGCTGAAGACCAAGGAAGTGCTCAATAGCGGCAAGTACGAGAAGGCGTGGGACTACTATCCGTTCAACTCCGGCTACTTCATGTGCCTGAAGCTGAAGCACGTTGACGCCGAGAAACTCCGCGTGCACCTGTTGGAAAAATACGGCGTCGGCGCCATCTCCACCACCAAGACCGACCTCCGTATCGCCTTCTCCTGCATCGCTGAGAAGGACATCCCCGAGCTCTTCGACATCATCTACAAGGCGGCGCTCGACCTGGCCTAA
- a CDS encoding chorismate mutase, whose translation MTIDEIRQEIDRLDSELLRIFNERASLALKIGEIKKGLDLPVYDPAREKRIFTRMSAENSGPLDDQAIVRLFERVVDESRRLERINTAGDH comes from the coding sequence ATGACCATAGACGAGATCAGGCAAGAGATAGACCGGCTGGACAGTGAACTGCTGCGTATTTTCAACGAGCGGGCCTCTCTTGCCCTGAAGATCGGTGAAATCAAGAAGGGTCTCGATCTGCCGGTCTACGACCCCGCGCGGGAAAAGCGGATCTTCACCAGGATGAGTGCTGAAAACAGCGGTCCCCTGGACGACCAGGCCATCGTGCGGCTCTTCGAGAGGGTGGTCGACGAATCCCGCCGCCTGGAGCGGATCAACACCGCAGGGGATCACTGA
- a CDS encoding cofactor-independent phosphoglycerate mutase codes for MKYVVLLGDGMSDQAVAALDGKTPLQAAKTPNMDFMARRGKLGLAHTVPEGYPPGSDVANLSMFGYDPVQCYTGRSPLEAASMGVELGPDDVAFRVNLVHLEARGGKLIMEDYSAGHITTEDGRELIEELQRQLGDEEFSFHPGVSYRHLMVWHNGKSQIKATPPHDITGQDIISHMPSGEGSDRLIYIMNSAQMIFHNHPQMKRRSAKGEIAANSIWLWGQGKAPAMEEFGPKFGLTGAVISAVDLIKGIGVYAGLDIINVPGATGYLDTNFDGKAQAAIEALKERDFVFVHVEAPDEASHSGKLADKIKAIELFDEKVVGPVLEGVKKYGEYRILCAPDHPTPIALMTHTSDPVPFVIYAGEKDEKPEVAGYDESSAAATKLKVDPGYKLMELLLGR; via the coding sequence ATGAAGTACGTAGTTCTTCTGGGCGACGGGATGTCGGACCAGGCTGTCGCCGCTCTCGACGGCAAGACGCCGCTGCAGGCGGCCAAGACCCCCAACATGGACTTCATGGCCAGACGCGGGAAGCTGGGGCTCGCCCACACGGTTCCCGAGGGGTACCCCCCCGGAAGCGACGTCGCCAACCTCTCCATGTTCGGCTACGACCCGGTTCAGTGCTACACCGGCCGTTCGCCGCTGGAAGCCGCCAGCATGGGAGTCGAGCTCGGCCCCGACGACGTCGCCTTCCGCGTCAACCTGGTGCACCTGGAAGCACGCGGCGGCAAGCTCATCATGGAAGACTACTCAGCCGGCCACATCACCACCGAAGACGGCCGCGAGCTGATCGAGGAGCTGCAGCGCCAGCTGGGGGACGAGGAATTCTCCTTCCACCCCGGGGTCAGCTACCGGCACCTGATGGTCTGGCACAACGGCAAGAGCCAGATCAAGGCGACCCCGCCGCACGACATCACCGGTCAGGACATCATCTCCCACATGCCGTCCGGGGAGGGGAGCGACCGCCTCATCTACATCATGAACTCCGCGCAGATGATCTTTCACAACCACCCTCAGATGAAGCGGCGCTCCGCCAAGGGCGAGATCGCAGCCAACTCGATCTGGCTCTGGGGGCAGGGGAAGGCGCCGGCGATGGAGGAGTTCGGTCCCAAGTTCGGCCTCACCGGCGCCGTCATCTCCGCCGTCGACCTGATCAAGGGGATCGGCGTCTACGCCGGGCTCGACATCATCAACGTCCCCGGGGCCACCGGCTACCTCGATACCAACTTCGACGGCAAGGCCCAGGCCGCCATAGAGGCGCTCAAAGAGCGCGACTTCGTCTTCGTGCACGTGGAGGCACCCGACGAGGCCTCCCACTCGGGGAAGCTGGCCGACAAGATCAAGGCCATCGAACTCTTCGACGAGAAGGTGGTCGGCCCCGTGCTGGAAGGGGTGAAAAAGTACGGCGAGTACCGCATCCTCTGTGCGCCGGACCACCCTACGCCGATCGCGCTCATGACCCATACCTCCGACCCGGTCCCCTTCGTCATCTATGCCGGCGAAAAGGACGAGAAGCCGGAAGTGGCAGGGTACGACGAATCCTCCGCCGCCGCCACCAAGCTCAAGGTCGACCCCGGCTACAAGCTGATGGAACTCCTCCTGGGGCGCTAA